Sequence from the Pedobacter sp. D749 genome:
AAAAGTGTGGCCAAGGCGCAGAATTATGGTGGTTTGAGTTTATACTACAGGTTTGGGAAGAGTTAGCTAATTGTTAATATTGTTTTATTGTTAGATATTCATTGCTTACTGCAAATCGCCTGATGTAAACCATATTAATTTAGTTACTAATTTACAGCGCATGAAAAAAATAATCCTTTTTATCATTTTGTTTTTCATAATCGGTGCGACTATTTACAATTTATATCCCGAACAAAAACTCCCACTAAATACAGAAATTGATTACATTATTGTAAAAAAATCTGATCGGCAGCTATTGGCTTACGCGAAGCACAAGCTGATCAAAACATACAAAATTTCTTTAGGTGATAATCCCGTGGGCCATAAGGAATTTGAAGGTGACGAAAAAACACCAGAAGGGTTTTATATCATCAACGCGAAAAACCCAAATAGCG
This genomic interval carries:
- a CDS encoding murein L,D-transpeptidase family protein → MKKIILFIILFFIIGATIYNLYPEQKLPLNTEIDYIIVKKSDRQLLAYAKHKLIKTYKISLGDNPVGHKEFEGDEKTPEGFYIINAKNPNSGYHKNLGVSYPNKEDIAKAKALNKLPGGDIKIHGIRNKLGFIGKFQRFFDWTNGCMALTNNEVDELFYAVNIGTKIEIRP